In Archangium violaceum, the following are encoded in one genomic region:
- a CDS encoding ComEC/Rec2 family competence protein: MAELRVVFMDAGQGDSTLVVYPDGSLMLIDCGSTKSKGVVAPEIVNVLNMYLPATPGGNTIKTLVLTHADVDHYNMIQGLVTAGINFQHVLYGGDVADYTVNNTANFLRSHPSVNAICGQDNYSDPPNTPNADLSAPTDGVYVWVLAANHPNTAYADKNTNSVVLLILYQELKVYLMGDATVATEKHIVQHYSLAAFSGVPIPEHPAGATLLDPIGPENRVALKVGHHGSARTSSSQAFIQKILPQILFISSDTRPFGGTGLPNSTTISNIDTWSPLSAFNAHDFVFFEDINRVFTQLNAREGVYTTLYQLHPHQEGGSYHYVIKDDGSVDLQRT, from the coding sequence ATGGCTGAACTGCGTGTCGTCTTCATGGATGCCGGACAGGGGGACTCCACGCTCGTGGTGTACCCGGACGGCTCGCTCATGCTCATCGATTGCGGCAGCACCAAATCGAAGGGTGTGGTCGCACCCGAGATCGTGAACGTCCTCAACATGTATCTCCCCGCCACACCGGGGGGAAATACCATCAAGACGCTGGTCCTCACCCACGCCGACGTGGACCACTACAACATGATCCAGGGGCTCGTCACGGCCGGCATCAACTTCCAACACGTGCTGTACGGCGGAGACGTCGCCGACTACACCGTGAACAACACCGCGAACTTCCTGCGGAGCCACCCCAGCGTCAATGCCATCTGTGGCCAGGACAATTATTCCGATCCGCCGAACACACCCAACGCGGATCTCTCCGCGCCGACCGATGGGGTCTACGTCTGGGTCCTGGCGGCGAACCACCCGAACACCGCGTACGCCGACAAGAACACGAACAGCGTCGTGCTGCTGATCCTGTACCAGGAGCTCAAGGTCTACCTCATGGGCGACGCGACGGTGGCCACCGAGAAACACATCGTCCAGCATTACTCCCTGGCGGCCTTCAGCGGCGTCCCTATTCCAGAACACCCCGCTGGCGCGACACTGCTCGATCCGATCGGTCCGGAGAATCGCGTGGCGCTCAAGGTGGGACACCACGGGAGCGCGCGCACGTCCTCGTCCCAGGCCTTCATCCAGAAAATCCTGCCCCAGATCCTCTTCATCAGCTCGGATACCCGCCCCTTCGGCGGCACGGGCCTGCCCAACTCGACGACGATCAGCAACATCGACACGTGGTCCCCACTGTCTGCCTTCAACGCCCATGACTTCGTCTTCTTCGAAGACATCAACCGGGTGTTCACCCAGCTCAACGCGCGTGAAGGGGTCTACACCACGCTCTATCAGCTCCATCCCCACCAGGAAGGCGGGAGCTACCATTACGTGATCAAGGACGACGGTTCGGTCGATCTCCAGCGGACCTAG